The sequence TCGAAGAGGGACGAGCCGACGATCACCGCACTCGCCCCGGCGTCGAGCATGTCCCGCGCCCGGTTGATCGTGCGGACCCCTCCGCCGACGCGGCAGCGCAGGCGCGGCGCTATCCGTCGGATTATTGCCGCGTTCGACCCCGATCCCATCGCCGCGTCGAGATCGATCACCTGCACGCGCGGGAAACCCCGGAACTTCTCCACCCACCCGTCGATGTCGTCCGAGGCGAGCGCTGGCCGCTTCCCCTGCACGAGCTGCACGACCTGCCCGCCTCTCAGATCGATTGATGGAATCAGCATCTCGTCACAACCGGACCGGAACGCCGGATGCCCGCAGATGGGTCTTCAGGTCGGCCACGGCATGCTCCGCGTAGTGGAAGATCGACGCTGCCAGCGCCGCGTCGGCCCGCCCGACGGTGAAGACGTCTACGAAATGGTCGAAGGTCCCTGCCCCACCCGACGCGATTACCGGGATCGGCACGGCCTCCGACACCGCCGCGGTCAGTTCGCAATCGAACCCCGACTTGGTCCCGTCACGATCGATCGACGTCAGGAGGATCTCGCCCGCTCCCCGGCCGGCCGCTTCGCGAGCCCACTCCACCGCGTCGCGGTCGGTTGCCTGCCGGCCGCTCCGCACATATATCCGGAATCCGTCGCCTTCGCGTTTCGCGTCGATCGCGACGATTACCGCCTGGCTGCCGTACCGGCGAGCGAGCGTTGTGAGCAAGTCGGGTTTCTCGATGGCCGCGGTGTTCAGGCTCACCTTGTCGGCGCCCGCCTCGATGGCCGCCTCCGCGTGCGCCTCGTCACGGATCCCTCCACCGACACAGAGGGGCAGGAAGATCTCCCGCGCCACTTCATCGATTGTCCGGGCGAGCGCTTTCCGCTTCTCGATCGTTGCGGTGACGTCGAGAATCACCACCTCGTCGATCCCTTCTACGTTGTAGCGACGGGCCAGCTCGGCCGGCGCGCCCGCATTGCGCAGTCCCTCGAAGTTGATTCCCTTGACCACCTGACCGTCGCGGACGTCGAGGCAGGCGATGATCCGTTTTGACAGCATCTGCCGGCTATCCGTTTCCGGCTTCCGCCATCCGGCCGAGGACGTTTCGGAAGAGCCGCAATCCGACGTCTCCCGACTTTTCCGGATGGAACTGCATCCCGACCAGCCGGTCACGCTCGACGAGACTGGCGAATTCGATGCCGTAAGTGGTGGAAGCGACACAGTCGCCGGTCACCGGTGCGGCGTAGGAATGCGTGAAATAGACCTGATCTCCTTCGGCAATCCCGTCCAGTACCCAGGAGTCGCGCGTTTGGTGCAGGCTGTTCCAGCCGACGTGCGGCACCTTCAGCGTCTGGCCGGCCCCCTGTGCGCCGGGGCGGTCCACGTCGGCTGGGCCGTCCCCGGCGCCGGGCGGTTCGATCAGCCGGCAACGTCCGGCCATGGCTCCGAAGCCGGCCAGCCCCGACGCCTCCGCGCTCCCCTCGAAGAGCCACTGCAGGCCGAGGCAGATCCCGAGCAGCAAGCCCCCGCGATCGATCACGTCCGCGATTGCCCGCCGCCACGCGTCGTCGAGGGCGGAAGTGGCGTCGAAGTTGCCGACACCGGGAACGATGACGCCCCGGACCCGATCCAGGGCCGCGGGCGACGCCGGCGTGTCGTAGCGCGCCCCCAGGTGCGTGAGCGCTTTCCTCACCGACGTCAGGTTGCCCGCCCCATAGTCGATTAACGCGATGCTGCTCACAGCAGTTCCTTCGTACTGGGCAGCATCCGGCCCAACTGCCGGTCGCGCGAGCAGGCGACCCGCAGCGCGCGTGCGAACGCCTTGAACACGGCCTCGACACGGTGGTGGCTCGATCGTCCGTAGAGCACCTTGACGTGCACGTTGGCGCGCGCGCCCTGTGCAAAGCCGTCGAAGAAGTCGGCGATCAGCTCTGCTTGCAGATCGCCCACGAGCCGAGCCCGCAGCTTGAGATCGGTCACCGCATGCACCCGCCCGCTCAGGTCGACCGCCGCCACACCCAGCGTCTCGTCCATCGGCATGACGAAATAGCCCGCCCGGTTGATTCCCCGCTTCGAGCCGAGTGCCGCCGCCACCGCCTCGCCAAGCACGATGCCGATGTCCTCCACCGTGTGATGTTGATCGACGTCGAGGTCGCCGGTCGCCTCGACGGTCAGGTCGAACGCGCCATGCCGGGCGAACAGCTCGAGCATGTGATCGAGGAAGCGGATGCCGGTCCGGACACTGTAGCGTCCCCGCCCATCGAGCGTCAGGCAGAGGGCGACCCGCGTCTCGGTCGTTTCACGGTCGATCCGCGCCGTGCGGGCGCCGCGCGCGGCGCGCGGGGCGACCGTCCGTTCCTTCGCGGCCTGGTTCGCGGCGGTTCGAGCCGTTCGGTTTCCGCTCATCCTCTGTCTGTTGCCTTGCGCGTCGACTGCGCGCGGCGCGCCGCACGCGCTCCCGGATCCGGCAGCACACGACGAGCCACGGAGGCCGCGTGCGCCCGAAGTCCCTCGGCGTTGGCGAGCGAGATGACGGCGGGCGCAATACGGCGGAGACCAGTTCGCGTCAGCCGTTGCACGCTGTTGACGCGGACGAAGTCGGCGCCGCTCAGCCCGCCCCGTGCGCGTGCCGCGCCACCGGTCGGGAGGACGTGGTTGGATCCGGTCGCGTAGTCGCCGGCCGCCTGCGCCCCGAACGGTCCGGCGAAAACGGTTCCCGCCTGCGTGATCCGACGCGCGTCGGCCATCGTATCGGTCACCGCGTGCTCGGGCGCGATCCGGTTCGCGAGATCGATCGCGTCGTCCAGCGTGGGGGTCACGACCGCGACGCCATGGGCGGCGATGGACGGCTCGGCCGCCGGGTGTTCGCGCACCTGCAGCCGCACCGCGGCCGCGACGGCTCGTGCGAGGGTCCGGTTCGGCGTCAGCAGGATTGCGCGTGCGTCCGGATCGTGTTCCGCCTGCGCCACGAGGTCGGCGGCAATCCAGTCGGGGTTGCCGTCAGACGAGACGACGACGATTTCCGTCGGGCCGGCGTAGAAGTCGATGGGGCAGTCGCGTGCGACGAGCGCCTTTGCCGTGGCGACGTAGGCATTGCCGGGGCCGACGATCTTGTCTACCCGCGGGACGCTCGCCGTCCCATAAGCCAGCGCGGCTATTGCCTGGGCGCCGCCGATCCGGAAGAGCCGATCCACTTTCGCTTCAACCGCCGCGGCCAGCACGGCGGGCGCCGGGTTTGGGCAGACCGCAAACACCTCGCCGACCCCTGCCGCGCGCGCCGGAATCGCCGTCATCAGCAGCGAGGACGGGAGTGGGTGCCGTCCTCCGGGAACATAGCAGCCAACCCGGTCGAGCGGCGTCACCCGCTGTTCGATGGCCACACCGGGCGTCGGCTCGACCCGCCAACCCTTCGGCACCTGTTTCACCGCCACGCGCCGGATCCGGCGCGCAGACTCGGCGATCGCCGCGCGCACAGCCGGTGGGGTTGCGTCAACGCCGGCGGTCAGTTCGTTCGCCGGGATCTCGATC is a genomic window of Acidobacteriota bacterium containing:
- the hisD gene encoding histidinol dehydrogenase, whose product is MRQVGAASSSTHSTRSCCEVRRHEARGVKIVTSSNRRAVQSIVDRGAAEGIDGQVAQRVAEIVSDVRARGDRALRHYAKTLDRMRGPIEIPANELTAGVDATPPAVRAAIAESARRIRRVAVKQVPKGWRVEPTPGVAIEQRVTPLDRVGCYVPGGRHPLPSSLLMTAIPARAAGVGEVFAVCPNPAPAVLAAAVEAKVDRLFRIGGAQAIAALAYGTASVPRVDKIVGPGNAYVATAKALVARDCPIDFYAGPTEIVVVSSDGNPDWIAADLVAQAEHDPDARAILLTPNRTLARAVAAAVRLQVREHPAAEPSIAAHGVAVVTPTLDDAIDLANRIAPEHAVTDTMADARRITQAGTVFAGPFGAQAAGDYATGSNHVLPTGGAARARGGLSGADFVRVNSVQRLTRTGLRRIAPAVISLANAEGLRAHAASVARRVLPDPGARAARRAQSTRKATDRG
- the hisF gene encoding imidazole glycerol phosphate synthase subunit HisF; the protein is MLSKRIIACLDVRDGQVVKGINFEGLRNAGAPAELARRYNVEGIDEVVILDVTATIEKRKALARTIDEVAREIFLPLCVGGGIRDEAHAEAAIEAGADKVSLNTAAIEKPDLLTTLARRYGSQAVIVAIDAKREGDGFRIYVRSGRQATDRDAVEWAREAAGRGAGEILLTSIDRDGTKSGFDCELTAAVSEAVPIPVIASGGAGTFDHFVDVFTVGRADAALAASIFHYAEHAVADLKTHLRASGVPVRL
- the hisH gene encoding imidazole glycerol phosphate synthase subunit HisH translates to MALIDYGAGNLTSVRKALTHLGARYDTPASPAALDRVRGVIVPGVGNFDATSALDDAWRRAIADVIDRGGLLLGICLGLQWLFEGSAEASGLAGFGAMAGRCRLIEPPGAGDGPADVDRPGAQGAGQTLKVPHVGWNSLHQTRDSWVLDGIAEGDQVYFTHSYAAPVTGDCVASTTYGIEFASLVERDRLVGMQFHPEKSGDVGLRLFRNVLGRMAEAGNG
- the hisB gene encoding imidazoleglycerol-phosphate dehydratase HisB; translation: MSGNRTARTAANQAAKERTVAPRAARGARTARIDRETTETRVALCLTLDGRGRYSVRTGIRFLDHMLELFARHGAFDLTVEATGDLDVDQHHTVEDIGIVLGEAVAAALGSKRGINRAGYFVMPMDETLGVAAVDLSGRVHAVTDLKLRARLVGDLQAELIADFFDGFAQGARANVHVKVLYGRSSHHRVEAVFKAFARALRVACSRDRQLGRMLPSTKELL